The Anastrepha ludens isolate Willacy chromosome 2, idAnaLude1.1, whole genome shotgun sequence DNA window gctattcaaacatggcggcgaggagctggtaaggtgcatgcatcagctcctatgcaaaatatggtcggatgaaagcatgcctgccgattggaatttaagtgtgctctgcccaatccataagaagggcgatcctgcaatttgtgctaattaccgcgggattagttttctaaatatcgcAAATAAGGTTATAGCGAGCGtaatgtgtgaaaggctgaagcccaccgtcaaccaactgattggaccttatcagtgtggcttcagacctggaaagtctaccatagaccaaatattcacaatacgccaaatcttggaaaagacccatgaaaggagaatcgacacacaccatcttttcgtcgacttcaaagctgcattcgacagtacggaaaggagttacctgtatgccgcgatgtctgaatttggtatccccgcaaaactaatacggctatgtaagatgacgttgctcaacaccagcagcgccgtcagaattgggaaggacctctccgagccgtttgataccaaacgaggtttcagacagggtgactcgctgtcgtgtgacttctttaacctgatgttggagagcatcgtacgagccgcagaacttaatcgctcaggcacaattttttataagagtgtaCAATTATTGgtttatgccgatgatattgacatcatcggtcttaacaaccgcgctgtgggctctgccttctccaaactggataaagaggcaaagcgaatgggtttggtggtgaacgaggacaaaacgaagtacctcctgtcttcaaacaaacagtcggcgcactcgcgtatcggcacccacgtcactgttgacagttataattttgaggttgtaaaagacttcgtgtatttaggaaccagcattaacaccgataacaatgtcagccttgaaatccaacgtagaatctctcttgccaacaagtgctactttggactaagtaggcaattgagcagtaaagtcctctctcgtcgaacaaaactaacactctacaagactctcatcatgcccgtcctaacgtatggcgcagaagcttggacgatgacaacatccgatgaagcgacgcttggagtgttcgagagaaagattctgcgtaagatttttggacctttgcacgttggcaacggcgaatatcgtagacgatggaacgatgagctgtatgagctttacgacgacatagacatagcgcagcgaataaagatccagcggcttcgttggctgggtcatgtcgtccgaatggatacaaacgctccggctttgaaagtattcgatgcggtaccagctggtggtagcagaggaagagggcggcctcttctgcgttggaaagatcaggtggagagggacttggcttcacttggagtgtccaattggcgccggttagcacgagaaagaaacgactggcgcgctttgttaatctcggccaaaatcgcgtaagcggttatcgcgccaattaagaagaagaagttgttaataatacctgttgttttaatgtttttattattaatttattattatatatgaaggaaaaaatgtattgtaatatttaccacataccttataaaatatgttgtatactaatatatatacttatataaacatgcatacatacatatactttggtgcaattttcatagtctaatatacatatcgcaccctaaatacaaaagggtcacaactcaaaatataccttctgctcaaatatgaacgagacgctatcaataaaacggtccgcggatgtcatatggcaaaaataatttttttgttttttggtaggactgttataagcttacatggcaaatttcagcgtgatatgtcacatagtttgttttctgtaaacaagtcaagctcgagtgtggaaaattttgagttgtgacccttttgtatttagggtgcgatatgtcttATGCcaacacatataaatatacatacatgtatacaatttcgctcaattttcaaacaacaaaaaacaagtatCGTCAGTATACCGATTTTACAGTCAaattcttttttcataaaaagccttttcgatacataaaatttttcgggATCGCGGGAATACTGCAAATTGATCCCACAATTTGCGAGCCCTGATAACACCGGCATACCGGAATTGGCATCGCTAGTATCATATTGTATATACCTTCaggattttattttacttttctgtTCCAATGGATcccaagttattttttttttttgcaggctTTCTGAGCTTCCCCGAACCAGAACTCCAAGTACCCGGCAATGCTGGACTCAAGGACATATTTTTGGCTCTACAATGGATCAAGCAGAACTGCAACAATTTCAACGGTGATCCCAACAATATAACTCTTTTTGGTCACAGCTCAGGCAGCGCCGCGGCACATTTGCTCATGCACTTGCCTCAATGTGAAAATCTCTTCCACAAAGTCATACTTATGTCGGGCACACAAATGTATATACGTAAAGTTCCCCATCTGGAGTATCGTTTTGCCAAACATTTGGGCTATAACGGGCCAGATGATAATCACAAAATTCTGGCATACCTGAATTCACTCGCACCAGAACGGCTTTGTGATCTAGAAATCTGGaccgcagaggaaatggaacaaggacatttctttgtattttcgCTTACAATCGAAAGTGAACACACACCAGATGCTATAATTACCAAGGATCCACTTGATATGTATGCCGTTGATAAAGAGGCTTGGTTTAATGGTCTACCGCTGGTGTTGGGCAGTAACTCATTTGAATCACTAATGCACTACAAATACTTCACGAAACAACCAAAGCTATATGAGACCTTAAAAGTTCATCCTGAGTACTTAGTGTCACATGAGGTGAGAGCAAAATGTGAGTTGTCAGCGCAACAACAGTTGGCAAGAAAACTTATACGATTGCATTTGGCTGAGAAAGAGTTGAATATCGAGCAAGTGTTCGATGTCATGCGTGTAAGTGTAAGTGTAgattatggaaaatattttatttactaacaaaacaaaggCCGCTGCAGCTTTCCTCTTATGATTTCATCTATCATCCAGTACATCGTTTTCTGCAAACGCGTCTCGCGCAAGCAAATGCGCCCACCTACTTCTATCGCTTCGATTACGATTCGCCTGATTTCAATTTGTATCGCATAAGGCATTGTGGACGTGAAGTTCGTGGTGTTTCGCATGTGGATGAACtctcatatatatttttcataccaGATTCTTTCAAATTGAAACGTGAATCAAAGGAATTCCAGATGATCGAGTGCATGGTGGATTGGATAACTAGTTTTGCTGTTAATTCGAATCCAAATGGAGTTAAAATTAAGCCTTTAGTGTGGGAACCGTTAGCAACGGAAGGTGCGCGCTATTGTCTTAATATTAGCGATGAATTGAGTTTTATAGAGTGGCCAGAAGCTGTTACTTGCGCAATTTGGGACAAGTACTATAAGGAAGCGGGCATACGGCTTTTTTAGGGGTAAATTTTcaatcaaaacacaaaaaaaaaaaacacaaacagatGAGGAAGAattcgcaaaacaaaaaacttttttagatataaacaaaataacaaaaacaaagcaatgtTTTTTCTAAAGTAAGAAATATTTGAGCAAATTTTCATGGTAAGAAATATTTGATCCAATTTAATGTAAAAGATGGCTAGACTGTGACGAAGATAATCTGCAAGCAATTGGAGAGAGAGACTGGCGGTCAGTAGCAAAAGATAGATAAGCATGCAACATAAGAATGGAGCAATCCAAAACCCATCCCCTGTTTATAGCGCtgactgatgatgatgataaatgCAGGAATACCCTGCTgattttttgaaacattctattaagaacttaataaaatatttttcaatgatttttgcattttttttctctGAAAAATTAAACCCTCGCATTTATTAGCAATTTTCCACAATGTCGTAGTTCctaatgaagaaaataataaattgaaaataaaactataaagtACGAATCTTTTTTAAAGACATAATCTGATTGTTTTATACAATATCTCgaatattaattagtttttcgcaaaaaattattgaaaaactcgTTGTCTGAAGGAGCTGCCCCCCTTAAAGAGAATccttatttttgtgtaaatggtgtaaaactgttttatggtcggtCTTTAACTCCTACCGATGCACAGTGGTCCGGCGgccggacaaaattcaatttttcaacatttttgaaataaaaatttgataatgcagatgttttcttaaatattcaaggcagatttcctgaaaatattacttaatttaaaaaatttttcattgtagttttttgactttaaacatgAGATTGTATGCAAATCGTACTTCATAGAAgagtttcattttcatgtctgcaaataaatattaccatttgattgttaaccaaatactgaaaaaaaaatgatcctGAAGTATCATCAGAAATTACTGGAATTGATATTAATTTAATCAAGCGGTTTGccactattttacaaacattaTCGTCTGGTCTTGATATTAATATTgaagcatttcaaaaatatgcccttgATTCTGCTAAACTATTTGTCCAACTATATGATTGGTATTACATGCCGGCTTCCgtgcacaaaatattaattcatgGGAGTTTAATTATTAAACATGCTTTGCTGCCTATTGGCCAACTCTCCGAAGAGGCTCAGGAAGCACGCAATaaggatttgaaaaattttagacaaaacAATACACGAAAAATGTCGAGAACTGACACAATGAcagatttattaaatgctttgcTTTGATCATCAGATGTAGTTATAATATCAAAAACTAGGGTTCCGAAAAACAAgccaaaaccattttcaaaaaaggttcttgcgcttttaaatttgaaaaatgatccAGCATCAGAAAACAGCTCATCAGAAACTGAGGATTCTGAatcatacaaaaaaatgaaaaaccaaaaatcaactaaatatccaaaaaaaatttaaaaactaaaacaaaaaaaaaaaatttaaaattaaaaataaaaagaaattaaaaatttaaatttaaaataaataaaaaaaaaaataaaaaaaatctaaaaacaaaaaaaaaaatgaggagagaataaccttaccgtaaacctccacgtggtactctctggggtcgtgaaaaatgtaaaaattaactcaccagctaattacggaagtaaaaatgtatttatagtattcaatgaatttaaaatttgctaaacctaaggtcagattcgtcatcactgatccttaaaacccctaaatatatattttcagcttaattaaatgagtttttgaattaTATCCGCCAACGCCTTCTGGTCGGACCACTGTGCGATGCTgagactactaacatgccggtcaatttcgatttttttatgccTATTTctttatcgacatttttgacATTATCGACGTTTTCTTTAGCAtaaaaaatgcctgaatggaatcgacgaaaccaaaattgcgcgTGATTAGCTGTTACATTATCGGTACCACGAACATCGTTCACAATTCTAGCCTAGCTAGCACTTTCGcctatatcaaagaaaaactgtgaaaCTCTCCTCTCAAATcgccaaattgccaaaaagattGGTCGAAGTACAAACCTTTTGGATTTTACGTCAAATAAGGTGTTTGCTATGGTAAAAACTACAAAAGCAGAACTACGATGGCTTTGATACCGAAAGAAACTCGCAAAATCCTTAGGATTGCATCAAATTCCGCTCTTCTAACAGAAACAGAATTAAAGATATAGCAAGTGTTGCCGCCAGCAAATATAGTACACCGTCATATGGCCTATTCTAAATGCGCcccatctgaaacagaaaaaattacaaacaaaaaaaaaacacctttgaaaaaatttcagcagGAACGGTGTTTTCAATTTTGCAAGGGACCACATGGCTTGGAGTTTTGCTACAAATAACAATCACGGTGAATGAAAAGAAATGAGTATTTAGTGACGAAAAAAGTGCAATCCGGATGGGCCGAATGGATACAATTACTATTTTCGTGACTTAATAAAGGAGGAGATTCGTGAAACATATGGACCCATATCGACTTCAAGTGTGGTCGAAAATGGGTTTGCGTTTCAAAACGCTCAAACTTTAGCATGACCATAGCACTTCCCAGATCTGAAAACTATTGAAAATCTATAGGGATGGCTTGCTCATACGGTTAACGAGAATGGGCAACAATTCGAagacaaaaatgctttaatttgaACCATTAAAACGGCCGGGTCTGAAATTTCATTGGGCTGTCTGGAGAATTTGTACAAATCCATTAATCAACTTATTTAcgaagtaatttataaacaaggtgGCAGCAGAAACTATGAAGCTTTAACCCTTTGCAATTCAGCCTAGTAATGCATGGAGGCTACCAGCAACTCCAGCACTATATTCGTTCCAAGTGCATACCTattatgaagaagaaaaatagagtCATTtcaataaagcaaaatttgtatttcttagctattttacaaacaaaatatattctaacttacaatatattataaaatagaaatatacattttcggtcttaaaatttcttaaagtgTGATATATTTCGAAACAATTGCCCATATGCATTTTCGGTTTACCGGGACAAGTATCACAGTATTCCAAAGTTTCGCGTTTTTGTCCCTTTTCCTGTATGTTAGAACAAACAacacaatctcttttcttaccTTTTCGcaatatgcagttttttgtcCAGTCTTGTTTAATTTGCTGCAGTGGAAGGTCTTGATCGATCTTCGCGAAATTCACCTACAAGTTGATCGACTAATCTCTTGACGAACTTCAAATGGGACAGCGGTTTTTCGTTCTTGCTTTTCTTTACACACTTACATAAAATCTATGCATTTATTGCAGACATCTCCATTCCCGAAAAGAACATCTATTTACTGTTAGCTTTTTAATGACGCAAATACAGCGACAACGGAGTGCAAAGGGTTAAGTAATAAATGTAATAGAGAAATTCTTATATTTCCTAAATTTCTTGTACCTCTATTCAAATGAACCAATAAATCACTCACAGTATTACAACTactgaagttttactgctgcggATGGACTAATATTTCATTGCATC harbors:
- the LOC128871201 gene encoding esterase B1-like, with translation MQHKSKGGNLCAFSISLSILSLFSIINGVNPPTVSTTHGKVRGQMRQGVYGDIYYSFDGIPYARPPLGDLRFKSPQPAEPWLGVRDCTKCPPKCMQCNRYTGVAEGSEDCLYLNVYAKRLHSDRPLPVIVYLIGGRFTTGHASRTAWGPDYIMMKDVLLITIGFRLGALGFLSFPEPELQVPGNAGLKDIFLALQWIKQNCNNFNGDPNNITLFGHSSGSAAAHLLMHLPQCENLFHKVILMSGTQMYIRKVPHLEYRFAKHLGYNGPDDNHKILAYLNSLAPERLCDLEIWTAEEMEQGHFFVFSLTIESEHTPDAIITKDPLDMYAVDKEAWFNGLPLVLGSNSFESLMHYKYFTKQPKLYETLKVHPEYLVSHEVRAKCELSAQQQLARKLIRLHLAEKELNIEQVFDVMRLSSYDFIYHPVHRFLQTRLAQANAPTYFYRFDYDSPDFNLYRIRHCGREVRGVSHVDELSYIFFIPDSFKLKRESKEFQMIECMVDWITSFAVNSNPNGVKIKPLVWEPLATEGARYCLNISDELSFIEWPEAVTCAIWDKYYKEAGIRLF